CACTGCGGTAAAGTCTCAGGTACTCGTCAATTGTAGATTCAATATTGAAAAGAGAGGCTCTTTTCAAACCGCACAGACCCATCCTTCTCGAGGTTTCCTGATTTTCAATAAGGTTCGACAGCGCCTCAGCCATCTCCACGGGTGAATGGGGATTCACCAGAGTTCCGCAGCTTCCATCCCTTCCAACCACATCACCTATTCCGGGAATATCAGAAGCCACTACTGGAAGCCCCGAAGCCATTGCTTCAACAGCTGCTATACCGAAACCCTCTCTTATGGAAGGCATGAAGAAGATATCAGCCCCCTGCATAAGAGCGGATATATCTTTTACATCCCCGGGAAATTCAATATTTGAAAAAACACCAAGTTCAGCA
This genomic interval from Candidatus Aegiribacteria sp. contains the following:
- a CDS encoding glycosyltransferase family 4 protein; translation: WIPDVSDRLEVISNGIDLSEFKAAGIFEGKEKLVILSVGRLTDAKNYHAAIKAFSILYRNSEADLKYVIAGSGNLESELKELAAELGVFSNIEFPGDVKDISALMQGADIFFMPSIREGFGIAAVEAMASGLPVVASDIPGIGDVVGRDGSCGTLVNPHSPVEMAEALSNLIENQETSRRMGLCGLKRASLFNIESTIDEYLRLYRSVLDERNR